GTAGAATGCAAAGCATGGATCCTAGAAGTTTTTTTGCAACCTTTCTTCCCAAAAATAATTGCAGGAGCCTGACCATGCAAAAGTAATTAGGTTCTTAATTTCTTGGTCGGTTTACACAgtcctttttattttctttttattttttcgGTTCTATACAGTGAGTTTCCCCTGTTCCCTTTTCTTTCTTCAATGGTTTCTGTACAAACTATatttagtcaactgggagaatTTGGTTTGAGTGTTGAAGATGGTTTTTGAGGATTAGTCTTATATTTTGATATACTCTATAAATTTTAAGATGATATTTGATGTATTAAAATTGGTTGATGTCTACATTGAATCTCTCAGTAATGTTACCagttgtggttcttgtttggtTGATAGCAATACAAATGTATAACTATGTGAAGTATTTATATTATGGACTCAAACACAGATCTAAATGCTTATTTTAATCCTAAGCAACGTAGCTTCATCATATTCAGCCAATAACGTGTTTCTTGCTTAAAATGCCAAGTTGCTAAAAGATGAACCCTTAATAGTTTGAACTTTAAAGTCTACATGTGATTGAGAAGGAAGTCTAGTTTAGATTGTGTTCATCAACAAAATGATAGTATGAACTGGTCTGGAACCTAGTCCCTGTAGGGAGTAATATATCCAGACAAGCAGGGGAACGTCACCTTGATGGATCCTTTATTACAAATATTTCCTAACATCTAGGACCCAACGAATAATTAGGTTAGATATACATATGTTTTAGTGAGTCGTTCATTTTTCATATACCTCCTGGATTTTGAATCGGTTGCAGTACACCAGAAATGTGCATATATATTCACATCAACACACATACGTAGACACACACACAAGGAGCTGATAGAAGTTTTTATGAAGAAGCTGTTATGCATGATCAATTCGACACAACTGGTAAATAAAAATTACATCTCACAAATCAGAAACAAACGGCCAGAACTTTGGCTAAATCTTTACACAACAAAGAGCAGGAGTACATAAAAAAAGAGAGTAAAGTATAGGCGCAAACAATccataaaataaaagaaatctTGATTCAACCCTCTTGTTTATCTCCTTGTTGCAGCAGAATGGATGGCAGCTATGTATAGGATTTGAGTAGCGGAAAGAATTATGATGAACGCTTCCATTGTTCTCTGCATTAAAATTTGCAACCAGTTATTCGTATGTTTTGTCAGATACTTATACTAGCTGTTACAATTACCTAACAGAATGATAAATCTGTGACTTTACTGAACAAGAAATATTATCTTTTCACTTACTAGGCGGGCATTTCTAACGTCCAACTCAATTTCTTTGCTGGCAAAGCTACACAAACGATGGTACATTGATTAAAACAAATTTAAAGTTGTATGTTCATATCTTAAAAGTGTGCTCGGGTGTGTGTTTTTAAAACGTAGACTGAAGTATTACCCCATGGCAAGGACAGTAAGAGCCCAAGAAATTGTAGCAGCAGAAGCAGCTGAAGGCAAGCTATCGTGATTCCAGAACCGGACATGATTGAATCCGGAGATAACAGATGCTACCCCAACAACACCGGCTAGCAAAGAAAACGTTACGAAGAAACCAGTTGCAGCATTTCCCATAGGGAAATAAATTGGTGAAAAATGAGCTGGAAGATCAAATCCTGGACCTGTTAAGCGCAAATAATGTGGTTAGCATACTAATCAAGCAGCCCTCTGTGTGTGTGTGCTCGATGTTAAAGATATACCTATGATGAAACCATGATCAATAGCTCTGTTCATTGCCCATCCGCCAATGCCTAAAATTATAACGAACATGCAGAAGTTGAGGACTAAAAGAAGCGTCGCAACAGGTTTCATCTGTTCCCCTGCCATTTCACGATACTGCTGAGAATCTTGAAAGTTTGTAGTAAAGAATTAGAGGATAATGTATGAGGATGTAGAAGTACCAATGCATGTTATGCGTGTAGGAGTTCATCTTATATATGGTCTGTATTGGCTATGATACAATGTTTTTGATTCCTTCCTTGTGTTTGCAGGGGCTGTAAAGACATGGATGATGCTTCAAATTGAGGGCAAGACAATGTAGGGATACCATAACAGATACTTTATTGTaaattatctttccttttcttttcttaaCTTGATGGTACATGCTTTGTTGGGGCTATGAACTACTTCACCGATTGGTTCTTTCTTGCGGGAAGGTCTATATTCTTTGCCAACAGGAAACAAGTTGATGTATCTGTTGTTTACTTTATAAATTATCTTTCCTGTTCTTGACGATAGAATCTCACAACTGTTATGACAACTGTTTGGATGCATTTCAATGGGTGAATATAGTTCTATGACTTGCTGTTTCAAGCAAAGATTACTACCTGACTTGCGAGTTCAATATATTCCCTTGGATAGTCACCTCTCTGAATGACAACGAGTTCGAAAACAGAGCTTAGTTGCATTGAACCAAGTTCAATATAGTTTTGACTTGTGATTTTTAAGATATAAAGCCTCTAGGTAGTTTGCATTGCACGCAATGTATTCGTAGGTACAATATTGTACAACGCACATTTTTAACCAGAGAAATACCTTCACACAAAACATACCTCTTGGCCCTAAAATGATAGTAGCATCTATTGAAACAAAAGCATTTTTGCAGAGCAAGATAAAAAGGCAAATCATTACTTAAACATTTTAGTGTCAAGTCTTCTAGTTCCTTCTAAAGTATTTACAAAGAAATGAACATCTCAGATGCTCTCAAGAATATCAGCCCGCCATGATATATTTGCATTTTAATAAAGAAACAAAAGCATAATAGAACAAGCTAATCCATGAACATCCCCAAAACTGAGTCAAAACAAAGCTCAAATATTTAAGAGTACACAAGCATAGGTTGTTTGTTTTGAAGTGAAACCAACAATGTTTTCCAACTGAAGCTACCAAAAATTTAACATAATTAGAGAATCTTTTCAAAAGCATCAAGATAAATGATAAAGTTCACTACTAGTAAAAGTAATGCTGAACTTCTTAGGGCGTCACACTCATTCATCTTCCTGGCTACGGAGCCTAGCAAGCTTGTTGGTAACCACAATATCAAGTTGGGCAGCTCTCTCAACAATTTCCTTCCTCTTTTTGGTTGATACATTATGGGCAATCTCTGCACAGTATTTTCTGCAAAACATAGTAGAACACAGTAAATTAAAAGGGTAAATGGCTAGTAACAAAAAAAACTTGATTAAACACATGCAACACTTTACCTGTTGTGCATCATCAAGAGTTCAAGATCCTTAGAGTTGTGTACAACAAACTTCTTGAAACCATTAGGAAGATAGTGACGGGTCTTCTTGTCTGAGCCATAACCGATATTAGGCATCAGTGTGACTCCCTTAAACTTCCTCCTAACACGGGAGTCAATACCCTTTGGCCTACGCCAGTTTGGCTGTCATAAGATAAATAATCAAGTTAATATTGAATGCAACACAACATATTAGCATACAAAATACCCTGTTAAGAAACCATAAACTAGGCTTTATAATACTGTAGCAAGAATTAGTGTAGAAAGTAAAATATCCAGAAAACATCATATGTGTACATGGCCTGAAAAACGAAAAGCCTATACGTAAGAAATAACTGTACACATTATATTTCACCAAAGCAAAAGACCCAACACCAATATCTTGTACGAGTACATTATAAAAAAGACAAACCAACCAaaagaaatatataaatatactgaTCTATGCAGTCTCAGTCGAAAGATGGTGAATTGTTTATGATAATCACTGACAATCAGGATAATATACAATCTTCATCATAGACTGCAAGACCAACAAAATACAACCATTCGGTAATATAACTAACCACTGCATATTAACTAACTAAATCAAAACAATTAAACGAAAGAATCGGAGATCAGATGGTAGTGCATGTTTATAATCATCATATAAATGCAGATTATATGGATAGGTATCCTCACATCTCCTCAAAAATTCCACATTCAACTTGTGCTAGTTAAAAAAATCTTGGGGCAGATTTTAATTAaacaattaaaataaaaaaacataTTCTAATTTAAGTAATCAGATATTGAAAAAAATGTCTATCACCATATTACATCAAGAGATGCAAGTTAGACTGGGGTGACAATACTACTCATCATATTCCTTGCCAAAACAATGCCAAATAGTTAACCACGAGGCATTTTCTCATTCTAGTACAAATAACAAACTAAACTTAAATAAACAACAAATAAACACTAAACATTTAAGTCTGCATATATAAATCAAGCTCAAAAGAGTCGAAAACAAATTATAATTCATTAATAAAAACACACTCATATCTTTAGCTACAAATTCAAACTACAAATAATTAGAGCAAATTTTTAAAATACATATATCAATTTCATTTTAACTAAATCAAATACCGTAAGTATTATAATCAAAAGTTAATCTAACAAACAATACATACAGGATCTAACAAACATATATCAtttcaaaaaataataaaattacacAAACATTGAACAGAATAACCTCTAGATTAATCacaattaaaaataaaataaaaaaactaaataaatcaattaaaaaagAGGTGAATAAAAGAAGAACCTTGACGGTGACGAGACGGTCGCTCCATGGCCTCTTGAACTTCTTGACTCTCTTCTTGACGATCTTCTTCGTCAACATTGGAACCGCCATGACTCTACTTTCACTCTCTTACCTGTTGATTATAACAACAAAATGAAGAGTGAGAAATTATAGATACAGATATTTTGTGTGTATAGTTATAGAGAGATAGAGTTGCGTGGAAGCATACCTAGGGTTTACAGCGGCTGAGAGGAATTAGAGGGCTTTGGATGATTTTATAAAGCACCAGGCCTTATTTTGTAGTGTAGGGTTTTGTTTTTGTTATCGTTTTTAGTTTTCTGGGCTTTTAGTTTGGGCTTTCTTTGGGCTCTTGTTTTGGGTTGATAAGACTGTCCTCGATTCATAAAACAATGGTTAATCTGAACCATATTTTCTCAACGATTAGATAGATGAATGAGTAAATAATCTGAATCATGAATCAACGATGTTGTTTGATAAATGTAACAAATCAAACCTCCTGAATGccaaatttttatttattttattattaatatcaGCTTTATGacttattttttaaatttaattattttttatcaaaAAATATATTACTTTTCAAAACATAatgaattaatttttttttgatataTAAATATTGTCATTCAAATTGTTTTAACGAGAACTTTTTTGGTGGATTATCTGTTTCATACATTAAGATTTTATTATATTAACGTCCGGAGGTAATTTGCGTATCTTTTGGTTAGATGATGAATTTTGTGAATGAAAAATATACTCTTATTATATTTCGAAATGAGAATAAGGATCCTAAGGTAGAGCTCAGGATTTTTTTCAGAGGTAGTGATTAATTTGTGCATAGTATATACATTACCTAATTATGTACTTTgctaattttaaaataataaataaatatttcatAATCAATATCTAAATCTATATTTTTACGTGTCTTAATTATGATCTCAGGAAAATAATTGTTTCTACGAACTCATAATGGTCGTTTTCGGTTTGAGTAATTCAATTTCAAATGCTAGTGGTCACGGTGTTGCGTGACGGAATTGCAAATAATCATGTACACGGGCTTAAATTAATTCACGAGCTATTATTTTTTTGGTGTCATTTAGCTCATAAAATGCATGTCAAGTATTATTTGGTGCCGGTCTTTTTTTTGAAGAaagagatacttcattaaatcatcAAGTTTCCGACAATATTGTCTCCAACAAAAAGTCTAGAGGAGATGGAAATATCCCGAAACTATTTAATTCACAAGGAACTCTAGCCATGTTATAAGCTACCTTGTTAGCTACGTTTCTAATAAAACTAAGAGAGAATCGTTATTACACTTCAAAATTTCCACACACTACTGCACTATATCACCAACCTCAAAGAGGTTCAGAGGTTCTCTCGACCATGTTGCATTGCTTGGATACTAAGAAGTGAATCACTCTTAACAACTACCTTACCAGGTACAGTATCTCTGGCCCATAGTAATGCTTCGATGATGCATGTAAGCTCTGCTTCCAAGTCCGAAAATGCTCCAACTCCCTTCATAACTTTCCCTAATTCATGCTGGCCTAGATGGTTTCTAAGAACCATACCCATGGAGAATGAGTTCTGTCCTACCACAATAGCAGCATCGACATTAATTTTAAAACTTCTAGCTTCTTGAGACTGTCATCTTCGATGATTCAGTTGTCTGCTCCCATTTTCATTTGTTGCATCAGGTGATCTTTTGTTAGCTGTTTGCCAGTCCAGAATTTGCTTCTTACTCCAGACCATAATCGCTTTCGGGGTCATAGTTTTGCCTTCAAAGATACTTTTGTTCCTTATGAACCAAATACCCCACAGAACTTGTGAAATTTTTATAAGCTCCCATTTAGACCCCTATGTTAATTTTTGTAGGAGCCAATCATGACTGCTTTCTATGTCCCAATCATCAATATTAATACCAACTTATTGCCAGTAACTTTTCGC
This genomic interval from Apium graveolens cultivar Ventura chromosome 8, ASM990537v1, whole genome shotgun sequence contains the following:
- the LOC141678702 gene encoding large ribosomal subunit protein eL32z-like, with amino-acid sequence MAVPMLTKKIVKKRVKKFKRPWSDRLVTVKPNWRRPKGIDSRVRRKFKGVTLMPNIGYGSDKKTRHYLPNGFKKFVVHNSKDLELLMMHNRKYCAEIAHNVSTKKRKEIVERAAQLDIVVTNKLARLRSQEDE
- the LOC141677139 gene encoding membrane protein PM19L-like, with the translated sequence MAGEQMKPVATLLLVLNFCMFVIILGIGGWAMNRAIDHGFIIGPGFDLPAHFSPIYFPMGNAATGFFVTFSLLAGVVGVASVISGFNHVRFWNHDSLPSAASAATISWALTVLAMGFASKEIELDVRNARLRTMEAFIIILSATQILYIAAIHSAATRR